GTCTCGCGGCCGTGCAGCACCTTGTCCTTGTCGCGGCGCTGGAGGCCGAGGCACCAGCGCTTGGTGATGAAGAAGGTGATGATCGGGACCACGAAGAAGCCGACCCGCACGAAGTACGTGATGTCGTTGATCGACAGGTGCAGGTGGGTCGCGAACAGGTCGTTGCCACCACCGACCAGCAGCACCAGGTACAGGCTGATCCAGGCCGCGCCCAGGCCGGTACGGACCGGGGCGTTGCGCGGCCGGTCCAGGATGTGGTGCTCGCGCTTGTCGCCGGTGATCCAGCCCTCGATGAACGGGTAGACCGCGATGGCGGCGAGCACCATCGGGAAGATCGCCAGCGGGACCATCACACCCATGTTCAGGGTGTGGCCCCAGGCGCGGATCTCCCAGCCCGGCATGATGCGGATCAGGCCCTCGGAGAAGCCCATGTACCAGTCCGGCTGGGCGTCCGTGGACACCTGGTCGGGACGGTAGGGGCCGTACGCCCAGATCGGGTTGATCGTGGCGATCGCCGACATCGCGGAGATGATGCCGAACACGAGGAAGAAGAAGCCGCCGGCCTTCGCCATGTAGACCGGCATCAGCGGCATGCCGACGACGTTCTGCTCGGTCTTGCCGGGCCCGGCCCACTGGGTGTGCTTGTGGTAGAAGACCAGGATCAGGTGCGCGACCAGCAGGCCCAGCATGATGCCCGGGATGAGCAGCACGTGGATGGTGAAGAACCGCGGCACGATGTCGGTGCCGGGGAACTGCCCGCCGAACAGGAACATCTGGATGTACGTGCCGACCAGCGGGACGGCCAGGATCGCGCCCTCCATGAACCGGATACCGGTGCCGGAGAGCAGGTCGTCGGGCAGCGAGTAGCCGAAGAACCCGTCGAACATGCCCAGGACCAGCAGCAGGAAGCCGAAGACCCAGTTGATCTCACGCGGCTTGCGGAACGCGCCCGTGAAGAACACGCGCATCATGTGCACGAGCATCGCGGCCACGAAGACCAGGGCGGCCCAGTGGTGGATCTGCCGGATCAGCAGGCCGCCGCGGACCTCGAAGCTGATGTTCATCGTGGAGGCGTACGCCTCCGACATCCGGATGCCGTTGAGCGGGGCGTAGGAGCCGTGGTAGACGACCTCGCCCATGCTCGGCTTGAAGAAGAGCGTCAGGTAGACGCCCGTCAGGATGATGATCACGAAGGTGTAGAGGCAGATCTCACCGAGCATGAAGGACCAGTGGTCCGGGAAGATCTTGCGCAGGTTGGCCTTGGCCAGGGAGTAGATCCCCAGCCGGCCGTCCACCCAGTCCGCCGCCGACTCCGCCTTGTTGGCGGGCTTGGCACGCGTGCTGGCCGGCTTGGACGCGCCACTGCTGGCGCTGCTCGCGGAACTCATGCGGAGCGCTCCCAGAAGCTCGGGCCGACGGGCTCCGCGAAGTCGCCGGTGGCGACCAGGAAGCCCTCTTGGTTGGTGGTGATCTTCAGCTGCGGCAGCGGGTGGCCGGCCGGGCCGAAGATCACGCGGGCGCCGTCGGCCAGGTCGAAGGTCGACTGGTGGCAGGGGCACAGTGCGTGGTGCGTCTGCTGCTCGTACAGGCTGATCGGGCAGCCGACGTGGGTGCAGATCTTGGAGTAGGCCAGGATGCCCTCGAAGCCGAGCTCGCGGGAGTCGTTGTCCTTGATGTCCTCCGGCGCGATCCGGACGAGCATCAGCGCGTCCTTGGCGATCTGCTGCTGGAAGTCCTCGTCGTCCTCCTCCAGGCCCTCGGGCTTGGCGAAGGTGAGCGAGCCGACCGCGATGTCCTCGGCCTTCATCGGCTTGTTGGTGTTCATGTTGATCAGCGGCAGCGGCTTGGCCTCGGTGGCCACCCGCCAGCCGGTGTGGTCCAGCTTGTCCTCGGGCAGCGGCCCCAGGTCGCGCAGCAGGACGACACCCGACAGCGGGACGAGCGCCATCGAGCCGATCAGGGTGTTGCGGATCATCTTGCGACGGCCGAAGCCGGACTCCGCGGCACCGGTCGTGAACTGCTCGATGACGTCCGCGCGGACGTCGTCGTCGGCCTCGATCGCGTGGCGCTCGGCGGGGAGCTCGTGGTCGGACATCAGGGTGCGGGCCCAGTGGACCGCGCCCGCGCCGATGCAGAACAGCGCGACCCCGAGGGTCAGGCCGAGCGCGAAGTTGAGCGCGCTGACGTGCCCCAGCGGGAAGATGTAGACGATCTTGTCGGGGTCGATCGCCACGTAGGAGGCGATGAAGCCCACGGTGGCGAGCATCGACACGACGAACATCAGGGAGACCTGGCGCTCGGCGCGCTTGGCGGCCCGCTCGTCGATGTCGGTACGGCGCGGCGCGTGGGCCGGCAGGCCCGGGTCGGCGAAGGGGTCGCCGTGTCCGGCTACCTCGTGCCCTTCGGAGCCGTGGGACTCCGGAAGCTTCTCAGCTGACATGTCGTGGCTCATGACTTCTTGGCCTTGGTGGTGTGGGCGGCGACCCAGATCGCGATCGCGATGAGTGCGCCGAGACCGAAGATCCAACCGAACAGGCCCTCGGTCACCGGACCGAGGCTGCCGAGCGCGAGGCCGCCGGGGCTGGGCTCCTCGTTGGTGTGGCGGACGAAGGCCACGATCTGGCGCTTCTGCTCCTCGGGCATGGTGGTGTCGGGGAACGCCGGCATGTTCTGCGGGCCGGTCTGCATGGCCTCGTAGATGTGCTTGGCGTCCACGCCCTCCAGCGAGGGGGCGTACTTGCCCTGGGTGAGGGCACCGCCCTTGCCGGCGAAGTTGTGGCACTGGGAGCAGTTGGTGCGGAACAGCTCGCCGCCCGCGGCCACGTCGTCCGGGTTGGTCGACTTGTACTGCTCCTCCGTGGGCGTCACCGGGCCGGGGCCGAGCGATGCCACGAAGGCCGCGAGCTGGTCGATCTCGGGCTGGGTGTAGATGACCTTCTTCTTCGGCACCTGGGCGCCGGGCTGCTGCGCGGGCATCCGGCCGGTGCCGACCTGGAAGTCGACCGCGGCGGAGCCGACGCCGACCAGGCTCGGGCCGTCACTGCTGCCCTGGCCGTTGAGGCCGTGGCAGGAGGAGCAGCCGACGGCGAAGAGCTTCTTGCCCTCATCGATCGCGAGCGACTGCGCGGAGGTGTCGGCCTGGGCCTTCTCGGCGGGCGCGAACGCGGCGTACAGCCCCCCGGTGGCCGCCAGGGCGAGAAGTAGAACGACCAGCGCCGCCAGTGGGTGGCGCCGTCGTGCGGAGAGCTTTTTCACGGAATAACCCCGGTGTCAGGATCTGGTCGACTGGTGGGTGCGCCCGGCGGCCGGTCTGGCCGGTACGGCAGGCGGCCTGCTAGGGCTGCGCGCGCGGTCGGTCGGTGGGAGCGTCGTTCACCGGCAGCAGGGTCGTCTTCGGTGAGGGCGCCCCTCGCGGCCGGCAGCCAGCGACCTGATCAGCTGGTTACTTGATCAGGTAGATGGTCGCGAACAGGCCGATCCACACGACGTCGACGAAGTGCCAGTAGTACGACACGACGATCGCGGCCGTGGCCTGCTCGTGCGTGAAGCGCTTGGCTGCGTACGTCCGTCCCAGGACCAGCAGGAAGGCGATCAGACCACCCGTCACGTGCATACCGTGGAAGCCGGTGGTCAGGTAGAACACCGTGCCGTACGGGTCGGAGGACAGCGACAGGCCGTCCTTCTTGACCAGCTCGGTGTACTCGAAGATCTGCCCGCCGATGAAGATCGCGCCCATCACGAAGGTGATGGTGAACCACGAGCGGAGCTTCTTCACGTCCCCGCGCTCGGCGGCGAAGACGCCGAGCTGGCAGGTCAGCGAGGAGAGCACCAGGATCGTGGTGTTGACGGAGGAGAAGGGCACGTTGAGCGCGTGCGCCTTCTCGCTCCAGAACTCCGGCCCCTTGACGGAGCGGAGAGTGAAGTACATCGCGAAGAGCGCCGCGAAGAACATCAACTCGGAACTCAGCCAGACGATCGTTCCGACGCTGACCATGTTCGGCCGGTTGACCGATCCGTGCGCGTGCCCGGTTTCTACTGCTGTTGCTGTCGCCACGACGGACATTATGTCGGTCCCTTATTCCGTCTTCACGCCGGGGGGTGTCCCTCGGAGTGTCCGGTGCGTGCGGTATGCCCCCCCGGGGGCCGACGGCGCCCCGAAGCGGTCGGTCGGCGAGGCTATGTCCGTTTTCTGACGGTTGTTCGGTGCGGCATCCGGGCGCCCGGGAGCTTCGAGCACTCCTTTGCCCTGCGTGTCGCGGAGCCCGTCGGCCCTCGCGGCGGCTAGCGGGTCCGCCGTACGGGTGGACTGTGATCGGGAGGGTGACGCCGCGCCCCCCGAACGGGTGAGGGGCGGGCGGGCCGCCCCGGAGCACAGCGCGGCGGGGAGCGCGAGCGGGGCCCGGTCCGCCCGCCCGCCGGACGCAGTTCGGCGGGATCACGCCGGAGGGGCTCGGGGGCGGGTGATCGGGAGTAGCATCCGGAACAGGTGGACGTGGTCCGGATCACATCTGAGGGAGCAGGGCCCCATGGCGCACACGACCGACGAGACGCTCACCGTCCTCGTCTACAGCGATGACCGCAACACCCGCGAGCAGGTGCGGACGGCCCTCGGCCGGCGCCCCGCCGCGGATCTCCCCGAGCTCGACTACCTGGAGTGCGCGACCACGCCCGCCGTGCTGCGCGCGCTGGAGAAGGGCGGGGTGGACCTCTGC
The sequence above is drawn from the Kitasatospora sp. NBC_00315 genome and encodes:
- a CDS encoding c-type cytochrome; the protein is MKKLSARRRHPLAALVVLLLALAATGGLYAAFAPAEKAQADTSAQSLAIDEGKKLFAVGCSSCHGLNGQGSSDGPSLVGVGSAAVDFQVGTGRMPAQQPGAQVPKKKVIYTQPEIDQLAAFVASLGPGPVTPTEEQYKSTNPDDVAAGGELFRTNCSQCHNFAGKGGALTQGKYAPSLEGVDAKHIYEAMQTGPQNMPAFPDTTMPEEQKRQIVAFVRHTNEEPSPGGLALGSLGPVTEGLFGWIFGLGALIAIAIWVAAHTTKAKKS
- a CDS encoding heme-copper oxidase subunit III; the protein is MSVVATATAVETGHAHGSVNRPNMVSVGTIVWLSSELMFFAALFAMYFTLRSVKGPEFWSEKAHALNVPFSSVNTTILVLSSLTCQLGVFAAERGDVKKLRSWFTITFVMGAIFIGGQIFEYTELVKKDGLSLSSDPYGTVFYLTTGFHGMHVTGGLIAFLLVLGRTYAAKRFTHEQATAAIVVSYYWHFVDVVWIGLFATIYLIK
- a CDS encoding Rieske 2Fe-2S domain-containing protein, producing the protein MSAEKLPESHGSEGHEVAGHGDPFADPGLPAHAPRRTDIDERAAKRAERQVSLMFVVSMLATVGFIASYVAIDPDKIVYIFPLGHVSALNFALGLTLGVALFCIGAGAVHWARTLMSDHELPAERHAIEADDDVRADVIEQFTTGAAESGFGRRKMIRNTLIGSMALVPLSGVVLLRDLGPLPEDKLDHTGWRVATEAKPLPLINMNTNKPMKAEDIAVGSLTFAKPEGLEEDDEDFQQQIAKDALMLVRIAPEDIKDNDSRELGFEGILAYSKICTHVGCPISLYEQQTHHALCPCHQSTFDLADGARVIFGPAGHPLPQLKITTNQEGFLVATGDFAEPVGPSFWERSA
- a CDS encoding cytochrome bc complex cytochrome b subunit; translated protein: MSSASSASSGASKPASTRAKPANKAESAADWVDGRLGIYSLAKANLRKIFPDHWSFMLGEICLYTFVIIILTGVYLTLFFKPSMGEVVYHGSYAPLNGIRMSEAYASTMNISFEVRGGLLIRQIHHWAALVFVAAMLVHMMRVFFTGAFRKPREINWVFGFLLLVLGMFDGFFGYSLPDDLLSGTGIRFMEGAILAVPLVGTYIQMFLFGGQFPGTDIVPRFFTIHVLLIPGIMLGLLVAHLILVFYHKHTQWAGPGKTEQNVVGMPLMPVYMAKAGGFFFLVFGIISAMSAIATINPIWAYGPYRPDQVSTDAQPDWYMGFSEGLIRIMPGWEIRAWGHTLNMGVMVPLAIFPMVLAAIAVYPFIEGWITGDKREHHILDRPRNAPVRTGLGAAWISLYLVLLVGGGNDLFATHLHLSINDITYFVRVGFFVVPIITFFITKRWCLGLQRRDKDKVLHGRETGVIKRLPHGEFVEVHAQLPPAKLHTLTAHEQVQPVELPAEVDENGVAAKVGVVTKTRAKLSESFYGEGSQIAKPTAEEHHEITSGHGHH